A window from Flavobacterium sp. 83 encodes these proteins:
- a CDS encoding heavy-metal-associated domain-containing protein — protein MKNIIVIIMVIFLGFAAQAQEKKNKNAKYVTEVNGNCEQCQKRIQKAAFSVSGVKSAIWSIETHQLSLVLNEEKCTPLDVKKAIAKVGHDTDQVKASNEDYQNLHTCCLYERR, from the coding sequence ATGAAAAATATAATTGTAATAATAATGGTTATTTTTCTTGGATTTGCAGCTCAGGCACAAGAGAAAAAGAATAAAAATGCTAAATATGTAACTGAAGTAAACGGGAATTGTGAGCAATGTCAAAAACGGATTCAAAAAGCGGCATTTTCAGTTTCAGGAGTTAAATCAGCAATTTGGAGTATCGAAACCCATCAGTTAAGTTTGGTATTAAATGAAGAGAAATGTACTCCATTGGATGTAAAAAAAGCGATTGCCAAAGTTGGTCATGATACTGATCAAGTGAAAGCGTCAAATGAAGATTATCAAAATCTTCATACTTGTTGCCTGTATGAACGTAGATAA